A part of Salvelinus alpinus chromosome 5, SLU_Salpinus.1, whole genome shotgun sequence genomic DNA contains:
- the crybgx gene encoding crystallin beta gamma X, whose product MNIFTKVYGLVQQTSKLGSVLQRAFYGSSGRVTLFEQRNFAGRRLDLSADCQKLSDKNFPERCNSVQVENGAWVGYEQENFRGRQYLWDMAEKGEYNCYDKWCAQVDHVSSVRSVKQDSSPARAHLFERAGFSGKRTELQDDIPNMMTRYSLNRAASIRVLGGAWVVYQEPNYRGPHYVLEKRDYNNASDWGSQSSTVGSMRRVRFNN is encoded by the exons ATGAACATCTTCACTAAAGTCTACGGACTAGTCCAACAAACCAG CAAGCTGGGGTCTGTGCTCCAACGTGCCTTCTACGGGTCCAGTGGGAGG GTGACCCTTTTCGAACAGCGTAATTTTGCCGGCAGACGTCTGGACCTGAGTGCCGACTGCCAGAAACTAAGCGACAAGAACTTCCCAGAGAGATGCAACTCTGTGCAGGTGGAGAATGGAGC aTGGGTGGGCTACGAGCAGGAGAACTTCAGAGGGCGTCAGTACCTGTGGGACATGGCAGAGAAGGGAGAGTACAACTGCTACGACAAGTGGTGTGCCCAGGTGGACCATGTCTCCTCGGTGCGCTCAGTCAAACAG GACTCGTCTCCTGCCCGAGCCCATCTGTTTGAGAGGGCTGGGTTCTCTGGTAAGAGGACAGAACTACAGGATGACATACCCAACATGATGACTCGCTACAGTCTCAACAGGGCTGCCTCTATCCGTGTCCTGGGAGGAGC CTGGGTGGTGTACCAGGAGCCTAACTACAGAGGTCCCCACTATGTCTTGGAGAAACGTGACTACAACAACGCCTCTGACTGGGGCTCCCAGAGCAGCACCGTGGGCTCCATGCGACGGGTCCGCTTCAATAACTAA
- the LOC139575532 gene encoding RNA guanine-N7 methyltransferase-activating subunit-like protein, with the protein MTDGPETPPNYEEQFAHRFSLEDAEYQQYVSRPANPPPLVEDWCGRGGGNNRGRDNRSQDRGGYRGRGWGGDRDRGGDRDRGGDRDRGGDRDRGGDRDRGGDRDRGGDRDRGGDRDRGGDRRYGQGGGGHQSGRYNSYNQRPSHYDRY; encoded by the exons ATGACAGATGGTCCAGAAACGCCGCCTAACTATGAGGAGCAGTTTGCCCATCGGTTTTCTCTCGAGGACGCAGAGTACCAGCAGTACGTGAGTCGCCCCGCCAACCCCCCGCCACTGGTAGAGGACTGGTGCGGGCGTGGAGGTGGAAACAACCGGGGCAGAGACAACAG ATCCCAGGACCGTGGCGGGTACAGGGGCCGGGGTTGGGGAGGGGACAGGGACCGCGGAGGGGACAGGGACCGCGGAGGGGACAGGGACCGCGGAGGGGACAGGGACCGCGGAGGGGACAGGGACCGCGGTGGAGACAGGGACCGCGGGGGAGACAGGGACCGCGGGGGAGACAGGGACCGCGGAGGGGACAGGCGTTACGGCCAGGGTGGTGGTGGGCATCAGTCTGGAAGATACAACTCCTACAACCAGAGACCATCACATTACGACCGCTACTGA